Proteins encoded together in one Mycobacterium noviomagense window:
- the rplK gene encoding 50S ribosomal protein L11 — MAPKKKVVGLIKLQIEAGQANPAPPVGPALGQHGVNIMEFCKAYNAATENQRGNVIPVEITVYEDRSFTFALKTPPAAKLLLKAAGVQKGSAEPHRNKVAKVSWDQVREIAETKKADLNANDIDAAAKIIAGTARSMGITVE; from the coding sequence TGATCAAGCTGCAGATCGAGGCGGGGCAGGCCAACCCTGCGCCGCCGGTTGGCCCTGCGCTCGGCCAGCACGGCGTCAACATCATGGAGTTCTGCAAGGCCTACAACGCTGCCACGGAAAACCAGCGCGGCAACGTGATCCCGGTGGAGATCACCGTCTACGAGGACCGCAGCTTCACGTTTGCGCTCAAGACGCCGCCGGCTGCCAAGCTGTTGCTCAAGGCCGCAGGCGTGCAGAAAGGCTCCGCCGAGCCGCATCGGAACAAGGTGGCCAAGGTCAGCTGGGACCAGGTGCGCGAGATCGCCGAGACCAAGAAGGCCGATCTCAACGCCAACGACATCGACGCGGCCGCCAAGATCATCGCCGGCACCGCAAGGTCGATGGGTATCACCGTCGAATAG
- the rplA gene encoding 50S ribosomal protein L1, giving the protein MSKKSKAYRAAAEKVDRTRVYTPLEAAKLAKETSSKNQDATVEVAIRLGVDPRKADQMVRGTVNLPHGTGKTARVAVFAVGEKAAEAEAAGADVVGSDDLIEKIQGGFLDFDAAIATPDQMAKVGRIARILGPRGLMPNPKTGTVTNDVAKAVSDIKGGKINFRVDKQANLHLIIGKASFDEKRLAENYGAAIDEVLRAKPSTSKGRYLKKVTMSTTTGPGIPVDPTVTRNFAEV; this is encoded by the coding sequence ATGAGCAAGAAAAGCAAGGCATATCGCGCGGCCGCCGAGAAGGTGGACCGCACCCGGGTCTACACCCCGCTGGAAGCGGCCAAGCTGGCCAAGGAAACGTCGTCGAAGAACCAGGACGCGACGGTCGAGGTGGCCATCCGGCTTGGGGTGGACCCCCGCAAGGCCGACCAGATGGTCCGTGGCACGGTCAACCTGCCGCACGGCACCGGTAAGACCGCGCGCGTCGCGGTGTTCGCCGTGGGGGAGAAGGCGGCCGAGGCCGAGGCGGCCGGCGCCGACGTGGTCGGCAGCGACGACCTGATCGAGAAAATCCAAGGCGGGTTCTTGGACTTCGACGCCGCGATCGCCACACCCGACCAGATGGCCAAAGTTGGGCGTATCGCTCGGATCCTGGGTCCGCGCGGCCTGATGCCGAACCCGAAGACCGGCACGGTCACCAACGACGTCGCCAAGGCCGTCTCCGACATCAAGGGCGGCAAGATCAACTTCCGGGTCGACAAGCAGGCCAACCTGCACCTGATCATCGGCAAGGCCTCGTTCGACGAGAAGCGGCTGGCGGAGAACTACGGCGCAGCGATCGACGAGGTGTTGCGGGCCAAGCCGTCGACGTCGAAGGGCCGCTACCTGAAGAAGGTCACCATGTCGACGACCACCGGCCCGGGCATTCCGGTCGACCCGACCGTCACCCGCAACTTCGCGGAGGTGTAG
- a CDS encoding RNA polymerase sigma factor, whose amino-acid sequence MADLDSVFRREWGPAVATLARWSGDLTVAEDAVQEACAEALRAWPRDGVPEHPGGWLVTVARNRARDRLRRESVRPGKELAAVVDEIRARTEHTDPHPVRDDELRMMFTCAHPALDRASQLALTLRLVSGLTVAEIARALLQTEAAVAQRITRAKNKIRHANIPLRVPPAELLPERTPHVLSCIYSVFTEGYWSTAGPSAIRDELCDEGVRLAGELCALMPAERDAHALAALVLLHDSRRSTRVDASGALVPLEEQDRSRWDRARIARGLDRLRLAEGSTGPYLPQAVIASLHATAPSWEDTDWRAICAAYDWLLQVTNSPVVRANRALAVGLRDGPDAGLAALEEVAGDPRVARMVPSIRADLLRRAGRLGEALTWYRKALDANGSEASREFLRRRIAECGG is encoded by the coding sequence ATGGCTGACCTGGACAGCGTCTTTCGGCGCGAATGGGGTCCGGCCGTGGCCACGCTCGCCCGCTGGTCCGGCGATCTCACCGTTGCCGAAGACGCTGTCCAGGAAGCCTGCGCCGAGGCGCTGCGGGCGTGGCCGCGCGACGGTGTTCCCGAGCATCCCGGCGGTTGGCTGGTGACGGTTGCCCGCAACCGCGCCCGCGACCGGCTGCGCCGCGAATCGGTGCGCCCCGGAAAGGAATTGGCAGCGGTGGTCGACGAGATCCGGGCCCGCACCGAGCACACCGATCCGCATCCGGTGCGTGACGACGAGCTGCGCATGATGTTCACCTGCGCGCATCCGGCGCTGGACCGGGCGTCGCAGCTGGCACTGACGCTGCGGCTGGTGTCCGGGCTGACCGTCGCCGAGATCGCCCGCGCGCTGCTGCAGACCGAGGCCGCGGTCGCTCAGCGAATCACCCGCGCCAAGAACAAGATTCGGCATGCCAACATCCCGCTGCGGGTGCCGCCGGCGGAGTTGCTGCCCGAGCGGACCCCGCATGTGCTCAGCTGCATCTACTCCGTTTTCACCGAAGGGTACTGGTCGACCGCGGGGCCCTCGGCGATACGAGACGAACTCTGCGACGAGGGTGTGCGGCTGGCAGGCGAGCTGTGCGCGCTGATGCCTGCCGAGCGTGACGCGCATGCGTTGGCCGCGCTCGTCCTACTTCATGATTCGCGGCGGTCGACCCGAGTGGATGCTAGCGGCGCGTTGGTGCCATTGGAGGAGCAGGACCGCAGCCGGTGGGATCGGGCGCGGATCGCCCGCGGCCTGGACCGGCTGCGCCTGGCCGAAGGATCGACCGGGCCGTATCTGCCCCAGGCGGTGATTGCGTCCCTGCACGCGACCGCCCCGTCGTGGGAAGACACCGACTGGCGGGCCATCTGCGCGGCTTACGACTGGCTGCTGCAGGTGACGAACTCGCCGGTGGTGCGGGCGAACCGCGCCCTGGCGGTGGGGCTGCGGGACGGGCCGGACGCTGGTCTGGCCGCGCTGGAAGAGGTGGCCGGCGATCCGCGAGTGGCCCGGATGGTGCCGTCGATCCGCGCCGATCTGCTGCGCCGCGCGGGCCGGCTTGGCGAAGCGCTCACTTGGTATCGAAAAGCCTTGGACGCCAACGGCTCCGAAGCGAGTCGCGAGTTCCTGCGCCGGCGCATCGCCGAATGCGGCGGCTAG
- a CDS encoding YciI family protein, which produces MQYFALLISQEDYLTPDERGSVMAAFESFHAKVGSAIRAGDALLPQATGAQITGGPDAPVVTDGPFAESAEVACGYYVFEAENLDDALAFARDVPVAQYGAVEVRPTYHTFDPEWSRASGAQWLALLLEPPASANVPGTPEWQAEAARHGEFATAAGDHIVGGAALHEPATATTVRVRDGEVLLTDGPYPESAEIATGFYLLSAADRDEAVKLASQIPATTVELRQLAGVSGL; this is translated from the coding sequence ATGCAGTACTTTGCCCTGTTGATCAGCCAGGAGGACTACCTCACGCCCGACGAGCGGGGCTCGGTGATGGCGGCATTCGAGAGCTTCCACGCCAAAGTCGGGTCAGCAATCCGGGCCGGCGATGCGCTCTTGCCGCAAGCGACGGGCGCCCAGATCACGGGTGGCCCGGACGCGCCGGTGGTCACCGACGGCCCGTTCGCCGAGTCCGCAGAGGTGGCCTGCGGCTACTACGTGTTCGAGGCCGAAAACCTTGACGACGCTCTGGCGTTCGCGCGCGACGTCCCCGTCGCCCAGTACGGCGCGGTCGAGGTTCGACCGACCTACCATACTTTCGATCCCGAGTGGTCACGCGCCAGCGGTGCGCAGTGGCTGGCGCTGCTGCTGGAGCCACCCGCATCTGCCAACGTCCCCGGCACACCTGAGTGGCAGGCGGAAGCGGCGCGGCACGGTGAATTCGCCACTGCCGCTGGGGATCACATCGTCGGCGGCGCGGCGCTGCATGAGCCGGCGACCGCGACGACGGTGCGTGTCCGAGATGGCGAGGTGCTGTTGACCGACGGGCCGTACCCGGAAAGCGCCGAGATCGCCACCGGTTTCTACCTGCTGTCCGCCGCCGACCGTGACGAGGCCGTCAAGCTCGCGTCACAGATCCCTGCGACGACGGTCGAGTTGCGCCAGCTTGCCGGAGTCTCTGGCCTTTAG
- a CDS encoding cyclopropane mycolic acid synthase family methyltransferase produces MSDQPTGTTKTRTRPEDIQAHYDLSDDFFGLFQDATRTYSCAYFERDDMTLEEAQIAKVDLNLDKLDLKPGMTLLDVGCGWGTTMKRAIEKYDVNVVGLTLSKNQRDRSLRVLGEVDTNRSHRVLLQGWEDFDEPVDRIVSIEAFEHFGFENYDDYFKRCFNILPDDGRMTIQSSVGYHPYNLAERGKKLTFEVARFVKFIITEIFPGGRIPTTEMMVEHGEKAGFIVPEPLSLRSHYVKTLTIWSDSLEANKDKAIEITSEEVYNRYMKYLRGCRDYFADECLDCSLVTYLKPGAAA; encoded by the coding sequence ATGTCTGACCAGCCGACTGGCACGACGAAGACGCGGACGCGCCCCGAAGACATCCAAGCCCACTACGACCTCTCCGACGACTTCTTCGGCCTGTTCCAGGACGCGACCCGGACATACAGCTGCGCCTATTTCGAGCGCGACGACATGACGCTCGAAGAAGCCCAGATCGCCAAGGTCGACCTGAACCTGGACAAGCTGGACCTCAAGCCGGGGATGACGCTGCTCGACGTCGGCTGCGGCTGGGGCACCACGATGAAGCGGGCCATCGAAAAGTACGACGTCAACGTCGTCGGACTGACCCTGTCGAAGAACCAGCGCGACCGCTCGCTGCGGGTTTTGGGCGAGGTCGACACCAACCGCTCACACCGCGTGTTGCTGCAGGGGTGGGAAGACTTCGACGAGCCCGTTGACCGGATCGTCTCCATCGAGGCCTTCGAGCACTTCGGTTTCGAGAACTACGACGACTACTTCAAGCGGTGCTTCAACATCCTGCCCGACGACGGGCGGATGACGATCCAGAGCAGCGTCGGGTATCACCCCTACAACCTGGCCGAGCGCGGAAAGAAGCTGACCTTCGAAGTCGCGCGGTTCGTCAAGTTCATCATCACCGAGATATTCCCGGGCGGCCGCATCCCGACTACCGAGATGATGGTCGAGCATGGCGAGAAGGCCGGTTTTATTGTGCCCGAGCCGCTTTCGCTACGGTCGCACTACGTCAAGACACTCACCATCTGGAGCGATTCGCTCGAAGCCAACAAGGACAAGGCCATCGAGATCACCTCCGAAGAGGTCTACAACCGGTACATGAAATACCTGCGCGGCTGCCGGGACTACTTCGCCGACGAGTGCCTCGACTGCAGCCTGGTCACCTACCTCAAGCCCGGAGCGGCGGCGTAA
- the mmaA2 gene encoding cyclopropane mycolic acid synthase MmaA2: protein MADKLTPHFEDVQAHYDLSDEFFALFLDPTRTYSCAYFERDDMTLEEAQIAKIDLALGKLGLQPGMTLLDVGCGWGATMRRAIEKYDVNVIGLTLSKNQATHVQKTFDDMDTPRSRRVLLQGWEQFDEPVDRIVSIGAFEHFGHDRYDDFFKMAHEVLPDDGVMLLHTITGLTGPQCVERGIPLTFEMARFIKFIVTEIFPGGRLPSIEMVEERSANAGFTLTRRQSLQPHYIKTLEHWAAALESHKDEAIAIQSEEVYERYMKYLTGCAKGFRTGYIDVNQFTLEK from the coding sequence ATGGCAGACAAGCTGACCCCGCACTTCGAGGACGTGCAGGCCCACTACGACCTGTCCGACGAGTTCTTCGCGCTGTTCCTCGACCCAACCCGCACCTACAGCTGCGCGTACTTCGAGCGCGACGACATGACGCTGGAGGAAGCCCAGATCGCCAAGATCGACCTAGCGCTGGGCAAGCTCGGTCTGCAGCCGGGTATGACGCTGCTGGACGTCGGCTGCGGCTGGGGCGCCACGATGCGCCGGGCCATCGAGAAGTACGACGTCAACGTCATCGGCCTGACGCTGAGCAAGAACCAGGCCACCCACGTGCAGAAGACGTTCGACGACATGGACACACCCCGCTCCCGGCGGGTGCTGCTGCAGGGCTGGGAGCAGTTCGACGAGCCCGTCGACCGGATCGTGTCGATCGGCGCGTTCGAGCACTTCGGGCACGACCGCTACGACGACTTCTTCAAGATGGCCCATGAGGTGCTGCCCGACGACGGCGTGATGCTGCTGCACACCATCACCGGGCTGACCGGACCGCAGTGCGTCGAGCGCGGCATCCCGCTGACTTTCGAGATGGCCCGCTTCATCAAATTCATTGTCACGGAGATCTTTCCGGGCGGCCGGCTGCCCTCGATCGAAATGGTCGAGGAGCGCTCGGCTAACGCCGGTTTCACGCTGACACGTCGCCAGTCGCTGCAGCCGCACTACATCAAGACCCTCGAGCACTGGGCCGCAGCCCTGGAGTCGCACAAGGACGAGGCCATTGCGATTCAGTCCGAAGAGGTCTACGAGCGCTACATGAAGTATCTGACCGGCTGCGCGAAGGGATTCCGTACCGGCTACATCGACGTCAACCAATTCACATTGGAAAAGTGA
- a CDS encoding alpha/beta fold hydrolase, with product MADEPLAEAAARSGIARSGDLDIYYEDMGHPDDPAVLLIMGLGAQLLLWRKAFCEKLVADGFRVIRYDNRDVGLSTKFDRQKAGGSRTVRMIKFWLGLPAKSVYTLEDMSDDAAAVLDHLGIQRAHIVGASMGGMIAQIFAARFPERTRSLAVIFSSNNRRFLPPPAPRALMAVLKAPPPSSPREVIVANAVRVTRIIGSPAYPAPEERIRAEAIEGYERSFYPWGVPRHFGAVLASGSLVRYDRRISAPTVVIHGKADKLMRPSGGRAVARAIRGARLVLFDGMGHELPEQLWDRVIGELKSNFARAAQVS from the coding sequence ATGGCGGATGAGCCCCTGGCCGAAGCAGCCGCGCGGTCTGGCATCGCCCGCTCCGGCGATCTCGACATCTATTACGAGGACATGGGTCACCCCGACGACCCGGCCGTGCTGCTGATCATGGGGCTGGGCGCGCAACTGCTGCTGTGGCGCAAGGCGTTCTGCGAGAAGCTGGTAGCCGACGGGTTTCGGGTCATCCGTTACGACAACCGCGACGTTGGCCTGTCCACCAAATTCGATCGGCAAAAGGCCGGAGGATCCCGGACCGTTCGGATGATCAAGTTCTGGCTGGGTCTGCCCGCCAAGTCGGTCTACACGCTGGAAGACATGTCCGACGACGCCGCCGCGGTGCTCGACCACCTCGGTATCCAGCGAGCCCACATCGTCGGTGCCTCGATGGGCGGGATGATCGCGCAGATTTTCGCAGCGCGCTTTCCAGAGCGCACGCGGTCGCTGGCGGTGATCTTCTCCAGCAACAACCGGCGCTTCCTGCCGCCGCCGGCGCCGCGCGCCTTGATGGCGGTGCTCAAGGCGCCGCCACCCAGCTCGCCGCGGGAGGTGATCGTCGCCAACGCGGTGCGCGTCACCCGCATCATCGGTAGCCCGGCTTACCCGGCGCCCGAGGAGCGCATCCGCGCCGAGGCGATCGAGGGCTACGAACGCAGCTTTTACCCGTGGGGTGTACCGCGGCACTTCGGGGCGGTGCTGGCCAGCGGCAGCCTGGTCCGCTACGACCGGCGGATCAGCGCGCCAACGGTCGTCATCCATGGCAAGGCCGACAAGCTGATGCGGCCCTCGGGCGGGCGGGCGGTGGCTCGCGCCATCCGCGGGGCCCGCCTGGTGTTGTTCGACGGCATGGGTCATGAGCTGCCCGAACAGCTGTGGGATCGGGTGATAGGCGAGCTCAAGAGCAATTTCGCCAGGGCCGCCCAGGTCAGTTAG
- a CDS encoding ABC1 kinase family protein encodes MTTNHREVAKLDRVPLPVEAARIGATGWQATRTAARVVTKLPGRGSWQQKVIKQMPQTFADLGPTYVKFGQIIASSPGAFGESLSREFRSLLDAVPPAKPAEIHKLFKEDLGAEPSELFAEFDEEPFASASIAQVHYAKLHTGEDVVVKIQRPGIRRRVAADLQILKRFAQLVELAKLGRRLSAQDVVADFADNLAEELDFRLEAQSMEAWVSHLHTSPLGKNIRVPTVYWNYTTERVLTMERVQGIRIDDAAAIRKAGFDGTELVKALLFSLFEGGLRHGLFHGDLHAGNLYVDEQGRIVFFDFGIMGRIEPRTRWLLRELVYALLVKKDHAAAGKIVVLMGAVGTVKPEAQAAKDLEKFSTPLTMQTLGEMSYADIGRQLSALADAYDVKLPRELVLIGKQFLYVERYMKLLAPKWQMMSDPQLTGYFANFMVEVSREYDPDSTGVAHGG; translated from the coding sequence ATGACCACCAACCACCGCGAGGTAGCCAAGCTTGATCGGGTGCCCTTGCCGGTCGAGGCGGCCCGCATCGGCGCGACGGGGTGGCAGGCCACCCGGACCGCGGCCCGCGTCGTCACCAAACTGCCGGGCCGTGGTAGCTGGCAGCAGAAGGTCATCAAGCAGATGCCGCAGACCTTCGCCGACCTGGGGCCCACCTACGTCAAATTCGGGCAGATCATCGCGTCGAGCCCGGGCGCATTCGGGGAATCGCTGTCCCGCGAATTCCGCAGCCTGCTCGACGCGGTGCCACCCGCGAAACCCGCCGAAATACACAAGCTGTTCAAGGAGGACCTCGGCGCCGAGCCGTCGGAGTTGTTCGCCGAGTTCGATGAGGAGCCTTTCGCCTCTGCGTCAATCGCGCAGGTGCACTACGCCAAGTTGCACACCGGCGAAGACGTCGTCGTCAAGATCCAGCGCCCGGGCATCCGCCGGCGGGTAGCCGCCGATCTGCAGATCCTGAAACGCTTCGCGCAGCTCGTCGAGCTGGCCAAGCTGGGCCGGCGGCTATCCGCCCAGGACGTCGTCGCCGACTTTGCCGACAACCTCGCCGAGGAACTGGACTTCCGGCTGGAAGCACAGTCGATGGAGGCGTGGGTGTCGCATCTGCATACCTCGCCGCTCGGCAAGAACATCCGGGTTCCGACCGTCTATTGGAACTACACCACCGAGCGGGTGCTGACCATGGAGCGGGTGCAGGGCATCCGCATCGACGACGCCGCGGCTATCCGCAAAGCCGGGTTCGACGGCACCGAGCTGGTCAAGGCGCTGCTGTTCAGCCTGTTCGAGGGCGGACTGCGACACGGCCTGTTCCACGGCGACCTGCACGCCGGCAACCTCTACGTCGACGAGCAGGGCCGCATCGTGTTCTTCGACTTCGGGATCATGGGCCGCATCGAGCCGCGCACCCGCTGGCTGCTGCGAGAGTTGGTCTATGCGCTGCTGGTCAAAAAGGACCATGCCGCCGCCGGCAAGATCGTCGTGCTCATGGGCGCCGTCGGCACCGTCAAGCCCGAGGCGCAGGCCGCCAAGGACCTGGAAAAGTTCTCCACCCCGCTGACCATGCAAACGCTGGGCGAGATGTCCTACGCCGACATCGGCCGCCAGCTCTCGGCGCTGGCCGACGCCTACGACGTCAAGCTGCCCCGCGAGCTGGTGCTGATCGGCAAGCAGTTCCTCTACGTCGAGCGGTACATGAAGCTGCTGGCCCCAAAGTGGCAGATGATGTCGGACCCGCAGCTCACCGGCTACTTCGCCAACTTCATGGTCGAGGTCAGCCGCGAATACGACCCCGACAGCACCGGTGTCGCGCATGGCGGATGA
- a CDS encoding DinB family protein, whose translation MPALAPPVADERQALREYLAYHQSAYFAVSYGLTDEQARSTPTVSALSIGGLIKHATGMQRTWMARVAAAPEAPPKDTRPFEEIAKEFADQHVMHPSETLAGLLSAFEEQNAKTLHLAETAALDAAVPVPEDIPWFPKNIGAWSVRWVILHVINELARHAGHADIIRESIDGATMYELIAARENWEPQAWLTPWRPRDAT comes from the coding sequence ATGCCTGCCCTCGCCCCACCCGTCGCCGACGAACGCCAGGCGCTACGGGAATACCTTGCCTATCACCAGAGTGCGTACTTTGCGGTGTCCTACGGTCTGACCGACGAACAGGCCCGCTCCACGCCAACGGTCAGCGCGCTGTCGATCGGCGGGTTGATCAAACATGCCACCGGCATGCAGCGGACGTGGATGGCGCGAGTCGCCGCCGCGCCCGAAGCCCCGCCGAAGGACACCCGCCCGTTCGAGGAAATCGCCAAGGAGTTCGCCGACCAGCACGTGATGCACCCCAGCGAGACGCTCGCCGGGCTGCTGAGCGCCTTCGAGGAGCAGAACGCTAAGACGCTGCACCTGGCGGAAACCGCCGCCCTCGACGCGGCGGTGCCCGTGCCGGAAGACATTCCGTGGTTTCCGAAGAACATCGGCGCCTGGTCGGTGCGCTGGGTGATCCTGCATGTGATCAACGAATTGGCCCGCCACGCGGGGCACGCCGACATCATCCGGGAAAGCATCGACGGCGCAACGATGTACGAGCTGATCGCCGCCCGTGAGAACTGGGAACCGCAGGCCTGGCTGACTCCGTGGCGGCCACGCGACGCGACGTGA
- a CDS encoding nucleotidyltransferase, protein MTSTGSSETAAEARSDDFREALRRAASALKAHGPEFALAGSYALWVFGGPEPVHDVDFAVAESDADAAAITLATAGFSIDRTPEDWLFKACLDDVVVDVLHRINGVPVDDAMIKSAKSYEVLAIRMPVLSPTQVMTEKLCSLNEHRCDFATLLPAARAVREQVDWDKVRADTADNDFAAAFLVLTDRLGITV, encoded by the coding sequence ATGACGAGCACCGGATCATCCGAGACTGCGGCGGAAGCGCGCAGTGACGACTTTCGTGAGGCGTTGCGACGCGCCGCGTCGGCGCTCAAGGCGCATGGCCCGGAGTTCGCGCTCGCGGGCAGCTATGCGCTGTGGGTGTTCGGCGGCCCGGAACCGGTGCACGACGTCGACTTCGCCGTCGCGGAGTCCGACGCCGACGCCGCGGCCATCACCTTGGCCACCGCCGGGTTCAGCATCGACCGCACGCCGGAGGACTGGCTGTTCAAGGCCTGCCTCGACGACGTGGTCGTGGACGTGCTGCACCGGATCAACGGGGTCCCGGTCGACGACGCGATGATCAAGTCCGCAAAGAGCTACGAGGTCTTGGCGATCCGCATGCCGGTGCTGTCACCGACCCAGGTGATGACCGAGAAGCTGTGCTCGTTGAATGAGCACCGCTGCGACTTTGCGACGTTGCTGCCCGCCGCGCGAGCCGTGCGCGAGCAAGTGGACTGGGACAAGGTGCGCGCAGACACCGCCGACAACGACTTCGCGGCGGCTTTTCTCGTGCTGACCGATCGGCTGGGCATTACTGTCTAG